A region of the Stieleria neptunia genome:
CAAACTGCGCGATCTGATGATCACCGAACCGATTTCGGTGCCCGACACGACGCCGCTGGATGAATTGATCGAACTATTCGATGCCCATCACTTTCTGGGCGTTCCGGTGGTCGATCACGACGGACGGCTGAAGGGCGTCCTGCACCGTGAAGCGGTCAATTACGAAGAAACCCGCGCGGCCGAAAGCGACTATCTCAAGAGCCAGGGGATCGTCGGCGGCGAGGAGCTGCGTTCAATGCCGCTGTGGCTTCGTGCCCGCCGGCGACTGAGTTGGTTGAGCATCAACATCTTGCTGAACATCGGTGCCGCCGCGGTGATCGCCTACTTTCAAGAAACCCTGCAAGCGGTGATCGCGCTGGCCGTGTTTCTGCCGATCATCAGCGACATGAGCGGTTGCAGCGGCAATCAAGCGGTCGCGGTCAGCATGCGTGAACTGTCGCTCGGTTTGGTACGCCCCTCCGAAGTCTTTCGCGTTTGGTGGAAAGAGGTTTCGGTGGGATTGATCAACGGAGCGGTTTTGGGGTTGTTGGTCGCCATCTGCGCCGTGATCTTTGACGGCAACGGCTACCTGGGCCTGGTCGTCGGCGTCGCGTTGTTCGCCAACACAATCGTCGCGGTCTCGATCGGCGGCGTGGTACCGCTGGTGCTGAAACGATTCGGGTTCGACCCCGCCGTCGCCAGCGGGCCGTTACTGACCACGGTGACGGACATGTGCGGCTTCTTCCTCGTGTTGGGCTTGGCCACGCTGCTGCTCTCGCGGCTGGTGGCCTGAACCGTGGCGTAAGCTTCCAAGTGGCGTAAGCTTCCAGCTTGCGGTTCCCCATCAACACCGCATGGCGGGCAGGATGCTTCCGTCACGCGAGAGGTAAGCGTTCTATCTGCCCATGTTGACCGACTGGTTAGCGTGATGGGTTTCTTTCCACTCTCAGGAGAAACCCATGCCGCAGTTTCCCAACCCGCAGCTCGCACAGCAGTGGCGTGACCGTATTGAACGGTTCGCCCAATCCGACCTAACGGTCGCCGATTTCTGTGATCGGGAAGGCTATTCGGTTGCCTCATTCTATCAGTGGCGGCGTAAGCTGCGTTCCTCTGTTCTCGTTGATCCGTCAGCCCCCAGCGATCGACCGGCCTCGTTCGTCGCTGTTGAGCTTCAGCCCGTCGCGATGGAAGCGGCCCAACTGAATGGCCTGGAAATTGAATTGCCTGGTGGGGCCGTTGCTCGCCTCGACCAGAACGCCACCGACGAGCAGCAACGCAGACTGATCAAGAACGTCGTCGAGGCACTCAGCGAGGTGGCATCGTGATCGCACTTGCACCCACCACTCGGATCTTTGTCTACACCGAGGCGACCGATATGAGGAAGAGTTTCAATGGCTTGTCCGGACTCGTCAAAGAACATTTCCAGGTCGACTTGTTCTCTGGTCATCTGTTCGTCTTTTTCAACCGCCGGCGCGACTATGTCAAGATTCTGATGTGGGACTGTGATGGCCTGGCTCTCTGGTCCAAGCGACTCGAAAGTGGAAGCTTCGAGAAGGTTGTCTCCGAGGAACAAGGCAGCTTCGAAATCGATTCCGCCGGCCTGGTCATGATGCTCCGCGGTGTGCAGATTGAAGGATCGCAACGACGCAAACGTTACTCGATCGATCAGCCGCAGGCGGCCTGACCACGTCAAGCAAATCTTTCTTAAAAGCGTCAACGCAAGGCTGATCGAAGCCTTGCGTTTTTTGTTTTGATGGCGATAACAGCGGCATGGCTACTTCGGAAAACAAAGACGACTTGCAAAGCGTGTTGAGGGTCAACGCTGAGCTGATTGAAACGGTTGAACGATTGCAGAAAGCCAACCAACAACTCCGCGAAGAACTGGAACTCTATCGTCGAAAGTTCTTCGGCAGGTCTTCCGAAAGGCACGTCGAAGATGACTCGCAATTGCATCTGTTCGACTTAGGTGAGCAGCAAGCCGAGAACGACGATGCCGAAGACGATGAAGCAAACCAGCCACGCCGACGTCGTCGCAAGAAGAAGTCTGAGAAGCTGCCAGACCATCTCAAACGCAAGGTCATCGAAGCGGACGTTCCGGTCGAACAGCGAATCTGTCCTTGCTGTGATGAAGAGATGCCGATTGTGGGCACCGACATCAGCAATCGATTGGATTTTATCCCCGCAGAGTTTTTCGTTTGGGAGATCCATCGCCATAAACGTGCATGCTGCAATTGCAAAGAATCGATCGCTCAGGTGCCTGCCGGCGAGGAACCCTGCGGCCTGACAACGCCGATCCCCGGCAGCGATTATGGCTTCGGTGTTTACACGCAGCTGATCGTCAATAAATTCGCCGATCATCTACCGCTCTATCGCGGAGAAGACATCTTCGCCCGCGCCGGGATGCTGATCCCTCGCAACACACAATTTGGGATGCTTGCGAACATCGCGGCATTGGCCGGCGTGGTGGTGGAACTGATGAAGTCGCAAATCGTCTCAGGCGATGTGCTGGGTGTGGATGATACGTCGGTTCGTCTGCAGGATCACAGTTTGCCGGGCAAGATGCGGACTGCACGATTCTGGCTGTACCGAGGCCGTGAGGATCATCCGTATAACGTGTTCGATTTCACAGAAAGCCGCGGGCGCGACGGCCCCGGCAAATTCCTTCGTGATTTTCGCGGCCACGCGGTGGTCGATGCTTATGGAGTCAACGACGGAGTCTATCTGGGAGCACAGAATCAGATCTTTGCCGCGTGCTGCAATGCGCACGCACGTCGAAAGTTCGTCGAAGCCAGACCGAACGACCCGGTCGCCGCTGCGCAGGCACTGGCGTTTTACCGTGGCTTGTACAATGTTGAAGATCGCGCGCGGGAAGCATCGGTGGCTGAACGCCTGGAACTGCGCCAGAGCGACTCCGTGCCGATCATGAACGGCCTTCACGACTGGTTGCTGCAGATGAATGATGATCGCCGTGTGCTTCCGAAGAGCTCGATCGGCAAGGCGGTGCGTTATGCATTGAACCAGTGGGACGAGTTGTCGGTGTTCCTCGGCGACGGTGCAATCCCGATTGACAACAATGCGACTGAAAACGAACTTCGCCGTTTGACGATCGGTCGAAAGAACTGGCTGTTTGTCGGCTCGAACCGAGGAGGGCACGTGGCGGCGACGATGTATAGCCTGGTGTCTTCGGCGGCACGGCATCACTTGGATGTGTGGGCCTATGTGGACGACTGTCTTCGCCAGTTGGCAAGTGGCAGCACAGATTACGAACGCCTGCTTCCAGACGTGTGGCGAAAGGAACACCCAGAGTCGATCCGTCCGTACCGCGACGCCGAGCAGAAGGCGCGACGCTTGACCACACAACAACGTCGAACGCGTCGCCGCGAGGCGAGGGTGGCGTGATGGCGAACCTGACCGAGCGAATCCAACTGACGCGCGAACATCGTGACTTGATCCTGAAGTACGGCTACGTCTCAGGCCGTTTGGAGACGTCGCTGCGTCGCTGGCCGAAGGATCAAGTGATTCGCCGAGTGGGAATGACTCGGGTCGAGCTGCAGTGGCTAATCGGCGACCTGAGTCACGTATGCGTCAAAGGCAAAGCGGGTTCCGATGTCGAAGCGGTTGCTGACCTGTGCGACCACCTCGAATACGCCCAGCAAACCGGGGATGGTGATCTCGACATTCTATGGTGACGTCAGATCGGATCTCTGCCATTTGAGCAGCCCAAGTGGCAGACGCTACGACGAGCAAAGCTATCGCCAGCTTCGAGAATCCACTGGCCGTAGTTGATCAGCGATCCAAAAGCGGCAGCGTCTTGAACTCTTGTGGCACATGGCGGATCGAAGGGCGCTTGACCAACGTGACATGCGAGGTGTGATCCAGCGGTTCTTCCTTTTAGCAAAAGACTGAATCTGTTGACCGCACTTCGCGCGTTCGCTTGGGAGTCGAGCGGAAAAAGAACTCAGGGACACCCCAGTGAGATCAAAACGCAGTATCCGGGGCAGCGCCGATGAACTGCGTGCTGAAGACATTTGAAGCTGCTGCCGGCGCATCGGTTAGGCTACAAACACAAAGCGTGATTTTGGACCGCGGTGGCGATCAATGTCTCCGGCGTCGTTGCGTTGGTCACAGGCCCCAAATGTTGATACGCCGACACCGCCACTGCGCCCAATTCGCCACACCGTTCCGATGAATCTTCGGATTGGTGAAAAGCAGTCGCCGGCCGGCCGAGCCACGAAGCGGCACCCGGGCAGATAGAACGCTTACGCATCACGATGCTCAAGTCGCCCCGCCACGTCGTCGTCGCAAGAAGAATCCCCAGAAGCTGCAGATGATCCTGCTGAGTCAGCGGACGCGCGACAACAAAAGAAAGCTGAAGCCGTAACCGCGGAACTGTTGGAGCGTTGATTCAACACGGACCTGGAAAGGCTATGCGATAATGGATCCGGGGAATAACACCCACGCACATCAGTCACAGCGTCATTCCCTGAAACCACACCTTTGACGTGGCAACGCAGTGAAGCACTTGTTTCTAGTTTCAGAACCCTGTCCCCTCGCCTTCCGCCCAGGGGTCGTCGATCCACCAGCGACCATCGATCTTTTTCAGTTCCATGCGACTGCGTTCATTGGCATCAATTGCCCAAACGCCCTTCGGGTTGGTTTCGATCTCGAACTTCTTACGTCGCTTTGGCCTTTCGGCTTCGTCAGGGACGGCTTCGTCCGCCGCGTCGAATTCAAGGACAAACTGCCGAGGGTTCTTCAACATCGAAGGCGTGGTCGCTGTCAGCATCAGCTCCTTTTGCGTCGGCACGCGAGATGCATCGCCTTGAAGTCGCTCGCGAACACTGGCGGCAGCTTGGTACAGCCCTGCCTTGGCGATCGACGGCACGTTGTCGATCATCGACCGAGCGAGTAACGCTTCGAGTTCGTCAGCCTTCCTGCGCTGCTTATCTTGCAACTCGTCATCTGGAATTTTTCGGTACATTTCCAACATGGCCGTCGCGATGACAAGATAGTTTGCCGCGAACTGATCGATCACCTTGTCCGAATAGCATTCTAAACAACCCGCCACGTCGTCGCGAAACTGACAGTCGGCGTAATACGTCATCAGCGATTCGGGAGTTGCGAAACCGGGGTTTGCCTCAGCGGAATGAATCACACCGTCCGTCGCCGAGTCGACCGAAATGTACTGCTGACGTATTTGGAATGCATAAGTGCTGCCAGGCCTCGCGACTTGCGGCATCACCATTCGTACCGACCAAATCTTGAAGGTGTCACCGCCTAGGCTCCCGAAACGTGCGATCACATCCAACTTGCAGTCTACTGGCAGTTGATGAGTGTTTTTGATCTCTTGAAAGTTTGCGAAAGTTTTGTTGTCGACCGAAGCTTCATGGCGGCGAGACTTCCAATTAACGATTGCCGCCAGTACTTCGTCGACTGTCAATGGCGGCTGACGTTTGCCATCGACCGAATGATGCATCGCATTGAATTCGGTGATCGCAGCGGCCAGCGGCGTTGCCCGTTCAATCGCGGCGGGCAGTCTGGGGGCCCGGAAGTTCACGGGTGGAGCAAGGTAACGTTTGCGAACGAGAACCCTTGATTGAGAGTAGCGATTCACCAGTTCGATGCTGTAAATCTTGATCTCTCCATCATCCGTCACGACTTCCGATTCGCCCCCTGCGATTGCCCATTGCTCCGGTAAATAGCGTCCGATTCCGAGGTTGGTTAGGAAACCCTTGACTTCAACGGATAGCTCGCCATCGGTTTGCAGTTTCCATTGGCTTAGCGAAAGCAATTCGTCGACGGTGAGCGGAGGCTGGTGATCGTCGCCACCGGCTGCGATCATTCTGCGATTGAACGCTTCGACTTTGCCAGCCAATGTGCTGGGGTCCGCGGGCGCACCTAATGCTTGGAATTTGCCGTCACCATGAAGTCTTGATGCTGCGTCGCCGATCAAATGAAAATGATGGTGGTCGATGTAGACCACTTTGATTGCATCGCGTTCGTCAATGGAATGGGGGATTGGATAATCGACTTCTTGTTTCTCGTCGGAATAGACCGTGCATTTATAGTGCGCGTGGTGGAGTTGTGCTGGACCAATCAGAGGATACACGCGAGGAGGATCGATGTAGTCTGCGATTTTCTCTTTCGTTATTCGCACATTCTCTCGCCGCGTTTTCCAGATCGATGCAATGTTGCCTTTTGCAAAACGTTGCGACTCTAGAACGCGGAGGATTTCCTGATCGCTGGGAGGATCAAGGGCAATCGCGTTGCCGCCTTGCGTTGTTGGGCCGGGGATTGGCACGAAGTTGGCGAGGGGATGCTGCTGGGTCGCAATTGCGTTTGCTCTCTGGTAAACCGGTGCTGGTCCGGCATTTGGATTCGGGCCATTTCGATCGTCGAAGCCATACACATCCAATTCACGCACCTTGTCCGGTGCCAAGCGGACATCAATCTTCGCCAACCAAGTCTCGCCGCGTTTCAGCGTCACGCGACCGCCTGAGAGATGAACGTCGGTTGCTTGGCCATCGACTTCGATGCGGTAGTTGCCTGCACTTAAACGTGTTGTGGCACCATCGAGAGAAACGCTGAGTTGGTCGACGATTTTTTCGCCTTGAATGATCCGAATCGGAACGTCTGCCTGCGAATTACTTTCGATACGAAGGGTGCCTTTGTTCGTTTCAAGCACGATCACGGTTGCGAGGACTGCAAAGAAGGCGAATGCGGCGGTGGCGATCAGCCAATGGGTGAATCGGCCCCGTGAACCGTTGGCGCTACCTTTGAAAGTCGACGGGTGAGTTGAAAGGCCCGCGGCTAGCGCCGTCGGCTCAGGCGGACGGACCATGATGTTCGGTTGTTGCAGGTGGGCGTGCCAGTTTTGCAGCAACTCGGCTACTTCGGCGGCCGTTTGAAAGCGATCATCGGGCGATTTGGAAAGCAGCCGCAACACGGTTTGTTCCAACCATTGGGGGACGTCGGCGTTGATGGACCGAATACTGCGTGGTTCGTCATTGCCAATCCGATTGAGCACACCCATCGTCGTCTCGGCGCGGAAGGGGCTGCGGCCGACAAGCATGAAGTAAACAAGACTACCGAGTGAAAACAGATCGCTGCGGTGGTCGATCGTGTCGCCGTGGGCTTGTTCAGGGGACATGTATTGCGGTGTGCCGGCGATCACGCCCGACCGCGTCATGCTGGCGTCGTCGACGGCGCGGGCGAGACCAAAGTCGGTGATTTGCACGCGTTCGACGCCATTTTCCAGCAACACGTTGGCGGGTTTGATGTCGCGGTGAACGAGGCCCTGGTCATGGGCGGCGGCGAGACCTTCGGCGACCTGCGAAGCGATGCGGACGGTTTCGAGGATCGACAACGGGCCGTCCGCGTCGACGCGTTGTTGCAGACTTTGGCCTTCGACGACAGGCATCACCAAGTACGGCAGCCCATTGTATTCATCGACCGTTTGAATCGGGACGACGTGCGGATGAACGACGGCGGCGGCACTTTTTGCTTCGCGTGAAAATCGCCGGCGGGCAGCCGCGCTGCTGGCCAGTTCAGGTGCGAGGACTTTCACGGCACAGTGTCGCCCGAGTGAAGTGTCGAACGCCTGCATCACGATGCCCATGCCACCGCGACCGAGAATCCGTTTGATTTCGTAGCGGGCGAAACGGCCGAGGGTGTCGGGATCGTCGGACGATTGAAGGAAGGTGGGGCAAGCTTCCGGCTTGCCGTCTTCCAATTCCGCAAGCTGAAAACTTGCGCCACCACGCAGCAACTCACCCGCCTTGTCCATCGTCAATCCATCTTCCATCAGCGATTCCAACGCCGACTGACACTCGTCGCACTGTTCGACGTGCGACGCGATCTCAGCCGTTTCGGAGACAGCTTCTTCGTCCAAAAAGCGAGTCAGCGTTTTGCGGTCATAATGAAAACGGGCAATCATCATCCTGTACCTCTTTTCGTAGTCTTGCCAACACGCGGCAGCGGGCCACGCGAACGCCTCCTTCGGTCTTCCCCAATCTCTCGGCGGCTTCCGCGATCGAGATTCCCTCGACGGCTGTCATCCAGAACGCATCCCAAATCGGTGGGCTGATCGAACCACGCAACCGTTCGGCGGCCCTCGCCAAGAGGGCTCGCTGGTGCTCCACCCGCAGCAGGGTCAGTGTTTCGCTGCGTGCCGGTTGCTCGCCGATCATCGCTTGCACTTCCGAATCGCCGCTGCCGACATCACGAGGGCCGCGAGTCAGTTTGTTGACGACCTGGTCGCGAGTGATCTTCAACAACCAGCCACGAAACGAACCGCCTCGTCCAAAATCAAACTCGCCAACCTTGCGGCCGACGGTTGCGAAAACTTCCTGCGCTAAATCTTCGGCATCGGCATGTTGCAGCCCTCTCGCGCGGGCGACCCGATAGACGACCGGCTGGTACAAACCGACAAACTCCGCCCAGGCATCGTGTGACGCCGGATCATGGAGCTGGCCGATCAACGACGGTCGTGTTTTGGGGTCCTGCACAATTTGTCTCCACCAGTTACCCACGTCTCGACGTCAATTGTTACAAGAAAAAACAATCGGATTTCAGGTCCAGTTCAAACGGCTGTTTCCCGATCCTTCTCGCTGATCACCACCATTTAGGACCGCCGGAAGAATAAGTGGCGGGGATTGATTGTGGGATAGGCTTCCAGCCTGTCGTTATCGCCCACGCTAGGGCGTCAGCATCACGAGACTCAGATCATCCGGCTTGCCGTGCTCGGAGTGCATCCGATCGGTCGCCTGATCGACCAGCGATCGCATGCGCTTGATCGGCGGGCCGACCCGGGCGAGCGCGCAAACCTCATCCAGATGCAAGTTATCGAACAGCCCATCGCTTGCCAGCAAGACGGTATCGCGCGCGGCCAGACGAACGGTCGGACCGATTTCGATGTGCATGCTCTTGGAACCGACCAGATTGGAGACATAGTGTCGATCGTCGTGATGCATCGCTTCGTCTTCGCCCATCAGCCCGGATTCGACGGCATAGCCGACCGGTGAATGGGACGTCGATTTCCACTTGACCAAACCACGCTGTCCGACGACCAGGGCCATGGAATCACCGACCTGGTACCCGCGGGCGACGCGATCCTGAACTTCGATCACCGTCAGAGTGGTCGCGGCCCCGATCGCGAGTTCCAGAATGGCGGCATTGGCCCGCTCGATGCCGTCAAGAATCAACGGTCTGAGGTCACCGCTGACGGATTGGGACGAGACGCTCTCGAGCAGACATTGCATGGCAATCGCCGACGCCTTGTGCCCCACCGGGGAACCGCCCACGCCGTCGGCGACGGCCAACACCAATCCGTCATCCAAGGTGCGGATGATCGCGGCGCTGTCGTCATTGGGGTCTTGTTTGCCGGGGCAGGTGCGGGCAAACGCCAACACATGGCCTTGGCCGTGGTCGAAGACCTCTGGTTCGCCCATCTCGCTTTCGAGATAGAGCCGAGTCGGTGATGGTGAATGGTCGGGGAGCAAACGGGAGCCCTTGGGCGGCGGTGTGGAAACAAGGCGTCCGGAAACGATTTAACTCGATTTTCGTTTACGAAGAACGTGGCGAATCGCTTTCATCCGCGATTTCTCCCACTCCGACGCCATTTTACCGGCATCGGCGTACCGATCGCGCGGCTTGACGGCCACGGATTTGCGGATGATGCCGATCAGGTCCGGATGGACGCGTTTGCGAATCGTCGCCGCACCGGGAAACGGCCAGTCGAAGGGGTACTCCGGCCACTTGCTGGAGAACAGGCGGTAGGCGATCAAGCCGAGCGAGAACACATCGCTGCGGGTCGACGGTTTTCCCATCGCCTGCTCCGGCGGCATGTAGCCGAGCGTCCCGGTGCCCGAACCGTTGATCGTTTGCTGGGCGACCTTGGCGATGCCGAAATCCGCCAGCCGCAACCAGTCGTCATCGAACAGCAGGATGTTTTCGGGTTTGATGTCGCAATGAATCACGCCCATCGAATGGGCGTAGGAGACCGCTTCGAGCAATTGCGACATCAATTCGAAGCCCAGCTCGAACCGCATTCGCTTGGCCAATCGATCATTGAGCGTTCGTTTGGCCAGCGGCGACACGATGACAAAATGCCCCTCGATGAACCGGGCGTCACGGATCGGCAGGATGTTGGGATGATCCAGCTCGATCGTCAACTTGACCTCACGGCGAAACTCGTCGATCAGTTCGGGCGTGACCCAGCGTGAATTCGGGATTTTCAGCGCCACCTTGGTCGACAGCAGGGTATCGGTGGCGGCGTAGACGTCGGCGAATCCTCCCTGTCCGATCCGTCGGTTGAGCCGATATTTTCCCAAACGGCTTCCGACTCGAAGTCGCGGGGCATCGCTGGAGATGGGGTAGTCAGTTCGTTTTGCCATGCCTTTGTCGTCGCTCGTCGTTTCAGCTTCGCATCACTGTAGCGTGCATCCGGCGGCAACGGCGAGCGGTGGACCGCCCGCGACGGAAAGAAACGCCCGCTGCAAAGTATGCACCCGCTGCCCTATAATAGAAGATGATTTGCCCCCTACTCACTGAAAGCCGCGCGCTTTGCGATCGTCACCCCAATGGTCTCAGGTTCATCTCATTCTTCCAGCCAATCTTGGTTCGGCAAGTCCGTCGCCCCAGGCGAATCAGTCAACTCGGAATTGTTGATCACCGAAAGCTACAGCAGTCGCGATGTTGGGATTTCCCTGCGCGTGATTCGGGGCCTTGGCGACGGCCCGACCGTGTTTGTCTCCGGCGCCCTCCACGGCGACGAAATCAACGGCACCGGTGCCATCCGGTCCCTGATCGCCGACGACGATCTGAAACTCACCGCGGGCACGGTCGTCCTGATTCCGGTCTTGAACGTGCTGGGGTTCGAGCGACACTCACGCTATTTGCCCGACCGCCGGGATCTGAACCGTTGTTTTCCCGGCAACGCCAGCGGAAGCATGGCGACACGGATGGCCAAGGTGATCTTTGATGCCATCGTACGCCGCTGTGACTACGGAGTCGACCTGCACACCGCCGCGGTGCGGCGAACGAACTACCCGAACGTTCGAGCCGACTTTCGCAACCCCGACTGCATGCGATTGGCCGAAGCCTTTGGCGCCGGCGTGATTCTCGATGGCAAGGGCCCCAAAGGGTCGTTGCGCCGCGAAGCGACCCTGGCGGACTGTCCGACGATCGTGGTCGAGGGTGGCGAAGTCTGGAAAGTCGAACCGTCGATCGTCGATTGCATGAAACGCGGCGTCCTGAACGTGCTGAAACACCTGGAGATGATGGAGGGTGAGCCCGAACTGCCGATCGGGCAGGTCAAGATCAAACAAACCAAGTGGATTCGCGCCGAACGCGGCGGATTCATGGACTTGCATGTCTCCCCCGGCAGCACCGTCACCGCCGGACAGCCGATCGCGACCAACAGCACGCTGGTGCACCAAGACCAGAACCAACTGATCGCGCCCTTTGACGGGATCGTGATCGGGATGTCGACCCTGCCCGCGGTCCAGCCCGGCGAGCCCGTCGTTCACCTCGGACGACTCGCCGGTGCCAAAAGCGCCCGCCGTGTCGAAAAACACTCCCAAGCCGACGACGTGCAACGGACCGCCCAAGAACATCTCTCGACCAACATCCAAATCGTCGATCCGAACTGACCCTGACTCCCAACCCCCGACCGCATCGCCATGAAACTCGGAATCCTCTCGCGAAGCATCCGCTGCTACAGCACCCGCCGACTGCGTGAGGCCGCCATCCAACGCGGTCACCAGGTGAAAGTCCTGGACACATTGAAGTTCGCGATCGACCTGAAACCCGCCGAACCCGATCTGTTCTTTCGCGGCAAGCAGCTGTCCCATTACGACGCCGTGCTGCCACGCATCGGTGCCTCGATCACCCAGTTCGGAACCGCCGTGGTGCGGCAGTTCGAACAGATGGACATCTTCACCACCAACTCCTCCGCCGGCATCTCCAATTCCCGCGATAAACTCCGCAGCCTCCAAATCCTCAGTCGACACCAGATCGGGATCCCCGAAACGACCTTCGTTCGCGACAAACGGGACGTCCTGCCGGCCATCGAACGCGTCGGCGGATCCCCGGTCATCATCAAACTGTTGGAAGGCACCCAGGGCATCGGGGTGCTGTTGGCCGAATCGGTCAAGGCCGCCGAGGCGATTGTG
Encoded here:
- the mgtE gene encoding magnesium transporter, with amino-acid sequence MTTPNEPDVLDTIAPSDSAADEVAVSDRPWEELSRLAEQGDAERLEEFLSELSTTDQALALSRLDEVHRVQVLEGLDAEDAADLIAALPEVQAAEAIASLEPDTAAAIVHELPSDEQADVLGDLNDQQAAAILDVLPVIEADAARQLASYEDDVAGGMMVLEMLRFTPDMTVADVIAELNSNAEIYSDFDVRYAYVCEQDGSLVGVLPMQNLLFVRRGSKLRDLMITEPISVPDTTPLDELIELFDAHHFLGVPVVDHDGRLKGVLHREAVNYEETRAAESDYLKSQGIVGGEELRSMPLWLRARRRLSWLSINILLNIGAAAVIAYFQETLQAVIALAVFLPIISDMSGCSGNQAVAVSMRELSLGLVRPSEVFRVWWKEVSVGLINGAVLGLLVAICAVIFDGNGYLGLVVGVALFANTIVAVSIGGVVPLVLKRFGFDPAVASGPLLTTVTDMCGFFLVLGLATLLLSRLVA
- the tnpA gene encoding IS66 family insertion sequence element accessory protein TnpA; the encoded protein is MPQFPNPQLAQQWRDRIERFAQSDLTVADFCDREGYSVASFYQWRRKLRSSVLVDPSAPSDRPASFVAVELQPVAMEAAQLNGLEIELPGGAVARLDQNATDEQQRRLIKNVVEALSEVAS
- the tnpB gene encoding IS66 family insertion sequence element accessory protein TnpB (TnpB, as the term is used for proteins encoded by IS66 family insertion elements, is considered an accessory protein, since TnpC, encoded by a neighboring gene, is a DDE family transposase.), which gives rise to MIALAPTTRIFVYTEATDMRKSFNGLSGLVKEHFQVDLFSGHLFVFFNRRRDYVKILMWDCDGLALWSKRLESGSFEKVVSEEQGSFEIDSAGLVMMLRGVQIEGSQRRKRYSIDQPQAA
- the tnpC gene encoding IS66 family transposase, with amino-acid sequence MATSENKDDLQSVLRVNAELIETVERLQKANQQLREELELYRRKFFGRSSERHVEDDSQLHLFDLGEQQAENDDAEDDEANQPRRRRRKKKSEKLPDHLKRKVIEADVPVEQRICPCCDEEMPIVGTDISNRLDFIPAEFFVWEIHRHKRACCNCKESIAQVPAGEEPCGLTTPIPGSDYGFGVYTQLIVNKFADHLPLYRGEDIFARAGMLIPRNTQFGMLANIAALAGVVVELMKSQIVSGDVLGVDDTSVRLQDHSLPGKMRTARFWLYRGREDHPYNVFDFTESRGRDGPGKFLRDFRGHAVVDAYGVNDGVYLGAQNQIFAACCNAHARRKFVEARPNDPVAAAQALAFYRGLYNVEDRAREASVAERLELRQSDSVPIMNGLHDWLLQMNDDRRVLPKSSIGKAVRYALNQWDELSVFLGDGAIPIDNNATENELRRLTIGRKNWLFVGSNRGGHVAATMYSLVSSAARHHLDVWAYVDDCLRQLASGSTDYERLLPDVWRKEHPESIRPYRDAEQKARRLTTQQRRTRRREARVA
- a CDS encoding serine/threonine-protein kinase; protein product: MMIARFHYDRKTLTRFLDEEAVSETAEIASHVEQCDECQSALESLMEDGLTMDKAGELLRGGASFQLAELEDGKPEACPTFLQSSDDPDTLGRFARYEIKRILGRGGMGIVMQAFDTSLGRHCAVKVLAPELASSAAARRRFSREAKSAAAVVHPHVVPIQTVDEYNGLPYLVMPVVEGQSLQQRVDADGPLSILETVRIASQVAEGLAAAHDQGLVHRDIKPANVLLENGVERVQITDFGLARAVDDASMTRSGVIAGTPQYMSPEQAHGDTIDHRSDLFSLGSLVYFMLVGRSPFRAETTMGVLNRIGNDEPRSIRSINADVPQWLEQTVLRLLSKSPDDRFQTAAEVAELLQNWHAHLQQPNIMVRPPEPTALAAGLSTHPSTFKGSANGSRGRFTHWLIATAAFAFFAVLATVIVLETNKGTLRIESNSQADVPIRIIQGEKIVDQLSVSLDGATTRLSAGNYRIEVDGQATDVHLSGGRVTLKRGETWLAKIDVRLAPDKVRELDVYGFDDRNGPNPNAGPAPVYQRANAIATQQHPLANFVPIPGPTTQGGNAIALDPPSDQEILRVLESQRFAKGNIASIWKTRRENVRITKEKIADYIDPPRVYPLIGPAQLHHAHYKCTVYSDEKQEVDYPIPHSIDERDAIKVVYIDHHHFHLIGDAASRLHGDGKFQALGAPADPSTLAGKVEAFNRRMIAAGGDDHQPPLTVDELLSLSQWKLQTDGELSVEVKGFLTNLGIGRYLPEQWAIAGGESEVVTDDGEIKIYSIELVNRYSQSRVLVRKRYLAPPVNFRAPRLPAAIERATPLAAAITEFNAMHHSVDGKRQPPLTVDEVLAAIVNWKSRRHEASVDNKTFANFQEIKNTHQLPVDCKLDVIARFGSLGGDTFKIWSVRMVMPQVARPGSTYAFQIRQQYISVDSATDGVIHSAEANPGFATPESLMTYYADCQFRDDVAGCLECYSDKVIDQFAANYLVIATAMLEMYRKIPDDELQDKQRRKADELEALLARSMIDNVPSIAKAGLYQAAASVRERLQGDASRVPTQKELMLTATTPSMLKNPRQFVLEFDAADEAVPDEAERPKRRKKFEIETNPKGVWAIDANERSRMELKKIDGRWWIDDPWAEGEGTGF
- a CDS encoding RNA polymerase sigma factor; the protein is MQDPKTRPSLIGQLHDPASHDAWAEFVGLYQPVVYRVARARGLQHADAEDLAQEVFATVGRKVGEFDFGRGGSFRGWLLKITRDQVVNKLTRGPRDVGSGDSEVQAMIGEQPARSETLTLLRVEHQRALLARAAERLRGSISPPIWDAFWMTAVEGISIAEAAERLGKTEGGVRVARCRVLARLRKEVQDDDCPFSL
- a CDS encoding PP2C family protein-serine/threonine phosphatase, whose product is MGEPEVFDHGQGHVLAFARTCPGKQDPNDDSAAIIRTLDDGLVLAVADGVGGSPVGHKASAIAMQCLLESVSSQSVSGDLRPLILDGIERANAAILELAIGAATTLTVIEVQDRVARGYQVGDSMALVVGQRGLVKWKSTSHSPVGYAVESGLMGEDEAMHHDDRHYVSNLVGSKSMHIEIGPTVRLAARDTVLLASDGLFDNLHLDEVCALARVGPPIKRMRSLVDQATDRMHSEHGKPDDLSLVMLTP
- a CDS encoding serine/threonine-protein kinase — translated: MAKRTDYPISSDAPRLRVGSRLGKYRLNRRIGQGGFADVYAATDTLLSTKVALKIPNSRWVTPELIDEFRREVKLTIELDHPNILPIRDARFIEGHFVIVSPLAKRTLNDRLAKRMRFELGFELMSQLLEAVSYAHSMGVIHCDIKPENILLFDDDWLRLADFGIAKVAQQTINGSGTGTLGYMPPEQAMGKPSTRSDVFSLGLIAYRLFSSKWPEYPFDWPFPGAATIRKRVHPDLIGIIRKSVAVKPRDRYADAGKMASEWEKSRMKAIRHVLRKRKSS